The DNA segment TTCTCCGCCCACTTTCTGAGCATTAATAGTGACACCAGGGAACTCTGCCTCAACATCTTTAATCACTTGATCATCTAACGCACGATGCCAATACCACAGAGTAATGGTTGTATCGCCTTCTGCTCCTTCTGAATTCGCACAACTAACTAGCATCCCTGTACAAAATGCACCTAGTAAAAGACGGTTTAGTCGTTTCATAACATCCTCCTCAGAATATGATAACGCTTACATTTAAACTTTTACGTAAAATAGTTGGACGTACAACTTATAATATATTAAAATGAAATCGATTACAACAAGTTTACTAGGAGGCTTATTTTATGAATCATATAAACATTTCAGCTGTTAAAAAGCCAATCAGTTCATTAATCTTAGGCTCTGATTATTTTACACCTCAAAATCAAGAGAAAGTAAACGAGATGATTGAGGCGTTTGTTGAAGTTGGTGGGAACACAATTGATACCGCATACATTTATGCAGGTGGTGAGAGTGAAAAAGCAATTGGACAGTGGATTGATCAAGCCTCTAATCGAGATATATTAAATATATGGACAAAAGGTGGTCACCCAAATCAACATGGACATACGATTAATCAAGTTGAATTGTATGATCAGCTTCAAACAAGTCTTGAACGCCTAAAAACAGACCATGTTGAATTATATGCACTCCACCGAGATGACTTGACAGTACGCGTAGAAGATATACTTGAGTGGTTAAATGAGCATGTTCAAGCTGGGAGAATTCAAGCATTTGGTGCATCAAATTGGAGTGTAGAAAGGCTTCAAGAAGCGAATCAGTATGCAGCTAAAAACGGTATGCAGGGCTTTTCGTTTTCAAGTCCAAACCTGAGTTTAGCTAAAGCAAAAGAGCCTTATTGGCCAGGATGCGTTAGCGCAGATCAGCAGATGATCGAATGGCATGAGCAAAGCAAGCTTCCATTATTCTCTTGGTCTTCACAAGCGAGAGGATTCTTCACGGGTCGATTCACTCGCGATAATTTGGAGAATGAAGATTTAGTTCGTGTGTTTTATAATGATGAGAACTGGGAACGTTACGACAGAGCAGAGAAGCTATCGAAGGAGAAACAGTGCAGTTTGATTGAAGTTGCTTTAGCGTATGTATTAAATCAAAGCTTCCCGACAGGTGCTATTATTGGACCACAAAACCGTCAAGAATTACAATCTTGTGGGCGAGGAGCAAGTCTTACTTTATCAGCCGATGAAATTGCTTATCTTGATTTACAAAAATAAATGAAGTTAAAAAGGCGAGTTGCTCAAGTGATGAGCTCCTCGCCTATTTTATTGATTATATTTTTTGTATCATTTTATCCACATCATTCTTTTTGAACTTTCGATATACAAAAAATCCAAGAGCAACACAAGCGACAATAACAAGATATGTGACTTGCTCTAGTATGGATTGAACCTGCCCTATCATCTGGCCGAAGAAGTAACCCATGGAGAAATAGGCTGCAACCCAAATGGAAGCAGATAAGAAAGCGTACGTGGCAAAGGTTACATATCGAATGGACGAAGCCCCTACTCCAAGTGGAACAGCATGGCGAACAAACGGAAGATAATAGCTAAATAATAGCGCACGCTTACCATGTCGATTAATAAGCTTTGTACTTTCCTCAGCTCGTTTTTTCCACTTTGCACCAAAACGAGTTTGTTTAGTCATCGTCTGATTCATCCTTGCTCCAATTGTATACCATATAGAGCCATGACAAATGACTGCTGCAAAAATAGTTAAAAACGTTGGAATCGGTTCTACATACGTTAATGTAACCATCCAACCACCTGTCATTAATAGAACTTCATTTGGGACTGGAAAAATAAACAATCCGATGGCAAAACAAATAAATAATGCTGTATAACCATATGGTAAGACGTGATTGATCATTTCATTGATCCAGTCCATTGTATTCATCTCCTCAGGAAATAGATACCCTCATTTCCCTCATAGAAAACAAAAAAAGTGCGAAACATAACTTTAAATTGATGATTAAAACACGAACGTAGCACCACATCCACTACAGGAGAATCCCTCTGCTCGTTTTAATAAAACAACAAATGGGCGAATGATTCTGCTATCAAATCATTCGCCCTTTGTGTATTCATTTTTAGATATGACTCAAGCTCTTTTGGTTACCCTTTAAAATACTCTTTGTAATATCCACCGATCTTACCTGTGTTATCAATCACAAAATAAAATTCCTCAGTCTCATTTTTTAATGGATAGGTGTTTCCTACTGTTAAAGCACGGTTAACCATATACTTTTTGGCATCCGTATGAACGCATGTCAGTTCACGGATGGTTTCGTTTGTTTCCCACTGTTGATGAATCATTTTCATTACCTGCCTTTAATTCGTGATAAAAAAGAGAAGCTGACGAGTCAGCTTCTCTAAGCATACAATACTTATCCTTCTAACAACAAGTTTTCTGGGTCCTCAAGCATTTCCTTCACTTTCACAAGGAAGCTTACTGCTTCTTTCCCATCTACGATTCTATGATCATATGAAAGAGCAATGTACATCATCGGACGATTTTCAAAGGTTTCCTCGTCAATAGCAACTGGTCTCCATTGAACTTTATGCATGCCCAAGATACCAACCTGAGGTGCATTAAGAATAGGTGTAGACCATAGAGAACCGAATACTCCACCGTTTGTAATTGTGAAGCTACCGCCTTGTAGATCAGATAAAGCAAGCTTATTATCACGCGCTTTTAGACCTAGATTACGGATTTCACTTTCAATTCCTGCAAATCCTAAGCGATCTGCATCACGAACAACTGGTACAACTAGACCATCATCCGTTGAAACAGCGATCCCAATGTCATAGTATTTCTTCATTAGGATTTCGTCTCCTTGAATCTCTGCGTTTAATAATGGGAATTGTTTTAATGCCCCGATTACCGCTTTTGTAAAGAATGACATGAACCCAAGTTTTACTCCTGTTTTTTCTTGGAATGCATCCTTACGACGCTTACGAAGATCCATCACATTTGTCATATCAATCTCGTTAAAAGTCGTTAGCATCGCAGCTGTTTGCTGAGATTCAACCAAACGTTTAGCGATCGTTTGACGACGTCTTGACATCTTAATACGCTCTACAGGTTTAGCAGGATTATCTGCTTGTGCAGGTGCTTTTGTTTCTTTTTTTGTTTCCTTTTTTGGCTCTTCTTTTTGAGTTGAATGGGAATCAACATCTTGCTTACGGATCGTTCCGTTTGAGTTAATATCTTTTAACGAGATCCCTTTTTCTCTTGCGCGTTTGCGTGCAGAAGGAGTTGCTAGTCTACGCTCATCTTCTGTTAATTCTTCAGAAGACGTTGATTGAGGAGCTTCTTCCTTCGACTCTTCTTTTGATTCAGGAGCAGCATCTTTTTTCTCTTCGGCTGGTTCAGAGCTTTGCTCATCGCTTCCTTGATCGCCCGATCCATCAGCGCTCTCATCAATAATGGCAATTACTTCTCCGACTTCAACTGTATCACCCGGTTCACGCTTTAGCTCCTTAATCACCCCAGAATATTCTGATGTGATTTCAATGTTGACCTTATCTGTTTCCAGTTCTGCAATATACTCTCCTTGATTAACGTGATCGCCTACTTTTTTTAACCACTCGGCAATCGTTCCTTCAGTAATCGATTCAGCTAGTTCTGGTACTTTAATTTCAGTCATGATGGATGCGCCTCCTTAGTTTTTACGAGTAAAAGTCTCGTTTACAATGCGGGATTGTTCTGTTTTATGAGCAGATGATACACCTTCAGCTGGACTTGAACGATACGTGCGTCCAATATAGCTAAGTTCAACCTCTTCAGGAAGAATCTCCAGAATACGAGACTCCATAAAAGTCCAAGCTCCCATGTTTTTAGGTTCTTCTTGCACCCATTTAACCTCTTTGAGATTCGGGAATTTTTGCAGAAGCTCACGAATCACACGACGAGGGAATGGATATAGCTCTTCCACTCTTGCAATATGAATCCAGCTTGTATCTTCATCTTGGTTTTTCGCTAAATGATCATTTAACTCTACACCAATTTTTCCACTGCATAGTACAACTCGCTCTACTTTTTCAACTTCTGATCCTGTTGTTGTATGCTCAAGTACTGGAAGGAATTCACCATCCGTGAACTCAGCTGGTTTTGATGAAGCAGCCTTGTTACGCAATAAGCTTTTAGGCGTCATGATAATTAAAGGTCTTACAGCATTCTTTTGGAGAATGGCAGCTTGACGACGCAAAATATGGAAGTATTGAGCTGCAGACGTACAGTTTGCAACAGTCCAGTTATTTTCCGCAGCCATTTGAAGGAAGCGCTCAAGTCTTGCACTTGAATGCTCTGGTCCCATCCCCTCATAACCATGAGGAAGGAGTAAAACAAGTCCAGATTTTTGGCCCCATTTAGCGCGAGCCGCAGATACCCACTGGTCAAGCATCACTTGTGCTCCATTACTAAAGTCACCAAATTGAGCTTCCCAAAGCACGAGTGTTTCTGGTGAAAAGACATTATAGCCATACTCGTACCCAACAGCTGCTTGCTCTGACAACGGTGAATTATAAATGGAGAACGATGCAGCTCCGTCTTCAAATTCATGAAGTGGTGTAATTGTTTTATTTGTTTCTCGATCATGCAACACCGCATGTCTATGAGCAAACGTTCCACGCTCAGTATCCTGACCAGTTAAACGAATTGGTGTACCGTCCGCTAGAATGGTTGCAAACGCTAAATACTCACCTAAGCCCCAATCAAGCGCACCATTTTCTTTAAAAGCATCCAATCTACGATGTAAAATCTTTTCAAGCTTTTGATTTGGTTTAAATCCATCTGGCCACTGCAAAAGCTGTTCATTAATTGACTCTAAACGTTCTCTTTCCACTTGCGTTTTCACTTTTGGCAAGCCGTTTACAATAAAACCTGGAGGACTAAGCTCTTGCTTGTTCTCAGATTTCTTATTGGAAATGGAATCGTATTCCTCTTGCAAAAGATTTGCTTGCTCTTCATCTAGTTGTTTGCCATAATTGGCTTTTACCGTCCCGGCTTCTTCAAGCTGACGAGCATATAGTTCACGTACAGTTGGATGCTTACGAATTTCATCGTATAGTACCGGCTGAGTGACAGCTGGTTCATCCCCTTCATTGTGGCCATATCGACGATAACCAATTAAATCAATTAAGAAGTCTTTTTTGAAGCGCTTGCGGTATTCAACCGCTAATTTCGTTACTTTTACACAGGCCTCTGCATCGTCTGCATTTACATGAACTATTGGAATTTCGAATCCTTTTGCAGGATCACTTGCATATGTAGTTGAACGTGAATCAAATATTTCAGTTGTGTACCCAATGTTATTGTTGGCAATCACATGCAGACTTCCACCGATTTGATAACCATTTAAACGACTTAAGTTTAATGTCTCTGTTACAACACCTTGGCCAGGAAATGCAGCATCTCCATGAATTAAAATCGCCAAAGCTTTGCTAACGTCTTGTTGAGGTTGACCTTTTTCTGAGCGATCTTCTTGTGCTGCACGAGCGTAGCCTTCTACAATCGGGCTAACAAATTCTAGATGACTCGGATTATTTGCAAGGGTAACTCTAGCAGAATGTTGTTCTTTTTCAATGATTCGATTTTCACCCAAGTGATACTTTACATCACCTGTCCAACCGTCATTGTATTCTTCTCCGCCTTCTGTAGGAGCTGTGTTCTCCTTAGGTGCTTGCAGGAACTCTGAGAAAATGCGATTGTAAGGCTTTCCAAGTGTGTGAGCCAATACATTTAATCTTCCTCTGTGAGCCATACCAATCATTACATTTTTTGTCCCTTTACTCATAGACAAATCAATTGATTCATCAAGCATTGGAACAAGCGTATCTAATCCTTCTATTGAAAATCGTTTTTGACCTACAAACGTACGGTGAATAAATTTTTCAAATCCTTCTACTTCCGTTAAACGTTTTAATAGATCTTTCTTTTTATCAGTAGTCAGATCCTCAAAAAAGTCACCCGACTCAACAGCATTTCGTAACCATATTCTTTCTTCTTCATCTTGAACATGCTCAAATTCAAACGCCGTTGTTTTTGTGTAGCGTTTCTTAAGATGTTCAATTACATCAAAACCATTTCGCAAATGGGCTGGAGCATTGTTCATCAAAAGTCCTGCTGGGATATTTAGAAGGTCTTCCTTCGTTAATTGAAAACGCTCTAAACTAATAAATTCATCGCTTAGCTCTGAACGTAGAATTGGATTGATGTTAGAGACCAAATGACCTTTGGCCCGAATCATATCAGCAAGCTTAACTGCACTTACTACTTTCGTCATCATGTCCGGGTTGAGCGTATTTGTTGTTCCTTTTACTCCATCTGTGTCTATTTGAGTTGGAGGTGGACCCCATAATTCAAATTTCTCACGTAGATCAGGATCAACAGCATTCGCATCCTTTAAAAACTCATCATACAGTTCAATCACAACGCCAAGGTTGGGACCATGAAATCCTTGCCACGGCGCTTCTTGGTTATTCTCCTTGCTGGACATGTGATAATAACCCCCTAAGAAACTTTTCTACTCTCAATAGTTACCGTTAATTTTTGTAACGCTTACACAGATAGTTTACCACGATTCTGTCTTGCACTCAAAGGAATCTGGTGTTTTCACGAAAATTCGCTAAGAATCTTTCAACAACCATTAAAATTGTACGCCTTTTCATTGAGAAAATCTAGCATTTATTTGGCTTTTTCAGAAAAAAATGTAGTCTTTTAAAAGAATGATGTCGAACGTAAAAAATCCTCACTTACAGCTAAATTCTGTAGTTATAAATGATTAGGTGTTAAGCTCGCCAACTTCTTCTATTCTATTATACGTTAAAGGAACAAACCAAGTAAATCACTTGGTTAAATTCCAGCATAACTTTTTTCATTTTGGTAAAACTGAACCATAACTAAAGGAGGAATCCCTATGGAGAAAACAATTTGGACAACAGAATCAAATGTGCCCAGTTTGGTGATTGTTGATAACGTGAACGGTCGATATGCGATACGAAAGGCCGATACAAGCGGACAAGTGTTTACAAACGGTACTGAATTAAAACAGTGGATTGAGCAAAATTGGAATCCTTCGCTTTTCACTAATAACGCACAATATGATCAACTTTTAAAAGAGATTCAAGATGAACTTACTTCTTTTTGAACAAGAGAACATACCATCCACCTTCTCGAATGACAGGAGTACAGGAAACTTGTGTAAATCCAGTCTTTTTAGCATAAGACTGCAATTCCTTCTCATTCGGCACTGGATACATTTCTTCATGAGCGGACATAAAACTGTTAAAACCTGAGGCAAATCTTTGACCGTGCTTTGAACTGACAAGCGGAGACATGATGAACAAATGACCTTTCTTACTAAGAAGCTTTGACGCTCTCTTAAACAGTTTTAGGCGGTCCTGATATGAAAAATAGTAGAATAAATTATTCATCATAACTAAGTCATACTGATTCTGATCAATGTAGTTCATGAAGTCAGCATGAATAACTGTGATATCTGTTCCCTTCGCCTGTTGAGCCGCTTCTTTTTGCACTTTAGCGTCCGCTTCAATCCCTGTTAACTGCACATGAGGAAATTTTTGATGTAAACGATGCAAATATCCTCCATGTCCACACCCTACATCTAACACTCGTTTCACTTTTTCTTTTTTCACAACAGAGGTCATTTTAGGGAACATTACGGATTCAAGGAGGCCTGATGTTTCTGCAACGGTGTGTCCTATATCCTCTTCTAACAGAGATACTTCATCGCCCTTCATTAAATGCCGATAAGAAAGCATTGTTGGTATATGTAGTTCCATCATTTCTTTTAGAAGGATCCCAACTGATTGATGACTCGTTTTTGACAAGTAAGTAACCATTCGTTTCTTTGATTGAATTTTCTTCCCTTGTTTTCCTTTTAAATAACCTAGTGCCAAGCCGACTTCAACCCAGCGCTCTAATAAATCCTCTTTATATGAATATCTCTCTGCGATCAACTTTGCTGTAACAGGTTTCTCAAATGCCTTAAATAAATCAAGACTATATCCTAAATGAGCATGCCAAGCTTGTAGAAACGGTTCATTTTTCTTCATCCATTTACGTGCTTGCCATAATCTTTGGTATTCTGCTATCACATTTCTCTCCCCCATCACAATTAACTTAGCATCTTGTGCTTAATGTTACATTCCCATCCATTAGACAAATGAAACCGTCGCTGAATTGTCGCTTTCCTTCTATCAACTGAAACGATATAATGAGATTTCAAATTGACAATGAAGAATTCTAGAGGATGACTGTATATGAGAAAAATGTTGATGTTTTTGCTAGTGGGTTTTGTTGCCATTATTGCTCTGTTTGTGTATCTCTTTCAGTCTAACAATCAAGTCAGACAAATTACGTACAAAACGGTCATTGGACAACATCAAATCCCAGAGAAATTTGTACCCGTGTACCAAGAGGCAGCTGATGAATATGAGATTCCATGGGAGTTACTCGCCTCCGTACATCGCGTTGAAACCATTTTCTCTACGATGAAACCTATGGAAAGTCCTGTTGGTGCGCTTGGGCCTTTTCAATTTATGCCTAGAACGTGGGTAGGCTGGTCTCACCCTGGTGGTGACATTGGGGAGCTTGATGATGATGTTGATTTTACAGATCCAGAACTAATCGAGGAACATAACGGGTATGGAATGGATGTATCAGGAAAAGGAGAAGCTGACCCTTTTAACATAGAAGACTCAGCCTATGCCGCAGCTGCATTTCTATCTGATCATGGGGCATCTGATGGGGATTTAGAAGGTGCATTATTTTCTTATAATAGAAGTGAAGAGTATGTAGAAGAAGTTATGGGATATTATCATGCGTATCAAGAAAACTATGAGTTAATTACTCTCCCGCTAGATCAGGATTGATTTGTATAAACGGGTTGTTCCGTTTGCTCTTCTACTTCTACAGGTTCGATATATGAAGGTTCATGTTTTAATTGCATCTGTTTCCCCTCGGACTTTGTCTGACCTAGGTCTGGTAAGCTACAGCCCATTAAAAGAAATAACCAAATGAACAAACTAACGTATCGAAATTGTCTCAATGAAACCACTCTTTCTTTCGCGTTTTAATATGAGCTCTATACCTTTAATTTTATCACTCTTTTAACGTCATGCATATCATTCGATAACCGTAGTAACTCATGATATGCTTGATATGCATGACACATTTATGAGAGGGAGCTGAATGAAATGGAATTTGTAACGTTAAACAACGGTTTAAAGATGCCTCAACTTGGATTTGGAGTTTGGCAGGTTCCTGATGAAGAAGCAACACCTGCTGTAAAAAAAGCACTTGAAGTTGGCTATCGCTCCATTGATACGGCCATGATCTATAAGAATGAAAAAGGTGTAGGAAAAGCTCTCAAAGATACGTCGATTGATCGATCTGATTTGTTTATTACAACAAAAGTATGGAATGGTGATCAGGGTTATGATTCAACTATTAAAGCGTTTAATGAAAGTTTAGAGCGCCTTGGTTTAGATTATGTTGATTTGTACCTTATCCACTGGCCTACTCCAATGTATGATACGTATGTTGATACATACAAAGCAATGGAAACGCTCTATAAAGAAGGCAAAGTAAAAGCCATTGGAGTATGTAACTTTGAAGTAGAGCATCTGCAAAGATTGCTTGACGAGTGCGAGGTCGTACCAGTACTAAACCAGATTGAGTGTCATCCTTATTTAGTTCAAGATGAACTTAAAGAGTTCTGTGCTAAACATAACATCTTTGTAGAAGCATGGAGTCCGCTTATGCAGGGTGGAGAGGTTTTAACGAACGATAAAGTCGTTGAGATTGCGAAAGCTCACGATAAAACGCCTGCTCAAGTTGTATTGCGTTGGCACTTACAAAATAACACAATTGTGATTCCTAAGTCGGTCACTCCTTCAAGAATTGAAGAGAATTTTGATGTTTTTGATTTTGAACTATCTGAGGATGAAATGAAAACCATTCACTCTCTTAACCAAAATAGCAGAAATGGATCCCATCCAAACGACATGGATAAACGTTAACTTAACTTACGACTCAAAGCTCTTGCTTTGGGTCGTCTTTTCTTTTTTCTCTAATTAGTTGCTTTTGATAATGAATATCATTATTATATAGAGGGTATACTAAATGATTGATAAGAAACGTGGAGGTTTATAAACGATGAGAAATATACATAAAGTAAAGAAATCAACATACATGCTAGCATTAGCTAGTGCAAGTATTCTAGCATTGTCAGCGTGCGGCTCTGATTCTGAGGACGAATCAACTGATTCCACTGGCACTACTGACTCAGCAAACGTCATGACGGATGCAATGGGTCATGACGTAAACATTCCAGAAAATCCAGAGCGTGTTCTTGGAACGTATTTAGAGGATTATCTTGTTACGCTTGGAGTAACACCTGTTGCCCAGTGGTCTACACCAAACGGCACACAAGTGTATCTTGAAGATCAATTGGAAGGCGTACCTCCTATTTCTTCTGAATTACCACTAGAAGAAGTAACAAGTATAGATCCTGACTTTATTTTAATTAATGATGAAACGCAAATTGAATCTGGGTTATATGAGCAATACAATTCCATAGCGCCAACCTTTGTGTTAGGAGACGAAGTCACAAATGATTGGCGTAAAACACTAACTGAGCTGGGGAACATTCTCGGAAAGTCGGAAGAGGCGGAACAAGCCTTAGCTGATTACGATACCCTTGTTGAAGATTCAAAAGATGCCATTCAGCAGTCGATTGGTGATGAGAAAGTAGCGGCCATTTGGTATGTAGCAGATACGTATTACACCGTTTCTCCTACACAATCAAGCGGGGCGACATTATTTGAAGACTTGGAGCTTGAACCAGCTAATGTGATTGCGGACTTGCCAGATGACAACATTGCACAATGGAATCCAGTAACGCTTGAATCTCTAGCAGAATTAGACGCGGATCATCTCATCTTTATAAATAGTTCTGAGGAAGCAGCTGATGACTTATTAGATGATCCAGTATGGGCAAACGTGCCCGCCGTCTCAAAAGGTCAGGTTTATCCTGAAGATAGAGAATCTTCATGGTTGTACAATGGTTTGCAAGCTCATACACAAACGATTGAGTCTGCAAAAGAGCTTTTGACAAAGTAGTAAAAGGAAACAGCAAAAATATAAATAATAAGGCTAGTGATTCTATACTAAAGATCACTAGCCTTTTTTTGTAAGATCATTGGGACTACCTTAACATCGCAATAATCGGAATGGAGAGAGCCATGATAGGAACGAGCACCCAATACCATTGGCTTGATTTTTCTTCTACGTATCCAGTTGTCTGTAGTTCTTCCACTTCTTTTCTTAGTTCATCAATTTCACGTTGCATTTGTACAAGTCTTTCCTCATTGTCAGCCATTTTCAGCCTCCTCGATGATTCTTTTACTTTAGTATAGCTTCCATTATTTACATCTACAACACTATACGAAAAAAAGCCTGCTCAAGTTTCACTAGAGCAGACTTCATCATTAAATAGCAATTTCCATTTGTACCTTATCTCCAAACTGATAATGAAGTAACTGGAAATCCTCAATCGTAAAATCATAAAAAGACGTGACGTCAGGATTTATAACGAGCTCTGGTGCTTGGAATGCCTCCCGACTCACTTGCTGCTGTAACGGCTCCGTATGTCGCTCGTAAATATGAGCATCACCAATATGAAAATGATACTCGCCAAGCTCATACCCAGTTACTTGAGCGATCATTCGCTGGAGCACGTTATATTGAAAGACATTAAATGGATTACCAAGACCCATATCATTAGAGCGGCATCGTACTTCAAGGTGGAGCTTGTTCCCTTTCACGTGCCACTGCGTTTCATATACACATGGCGTCAGAGACATTTCATCCAGTTCATCAGGGTTCCAGAGCATCGTTATATGTCTTCGTGATGAAGGGTTTGACTTAAGCTCTTGTATTAAGTAATCCACTTGATCAAGTAAGATTGTTTCTCCTTCAATGGTTTCATGTCTAGGATCCAGAAGGGCTACGTCCACGTTTTTAACTTGATATGTGCGATTTCTTTTCCCTAACTGATATCCGTATGCTTTCCCTATCGTCCCGTCCTCTTGCTCCCATTCATTCCAGATCTGTACATTCATTTGACGTAGCTCTTCTACGTTATTTGATTTCTTTTGCCAAATCCAAAGAAGTTCGCGTATCGCTGTTTTCCAAGCCACTTTTTTTGTTGTTAGAATTGGGACCTCTTTATTTGAAAAATGCATGGACTGTGCCACAATGGATTTCGTATAGGCCGGCTCCCCGTCCTTCCAAACCGTTCGTACGTGTTCTCCTTGATTGCTATATCCATCAGTTATAATTTTGTTAATGATTTGTTTATACTGTACATCTGCTTCGCTCATTGCCCTCACTCCTAAATTGCTGTTCAATCCTTATATGGGTCAAACTCATTCGCTCCTGCCATGCACACGCCAATTGGACGTAACACATGCTTCACATCAATTGTTTCCTGGTGAGCTTTTAGCACACTTCTAAGCTTTTTATATACAAACGGACTTTCATCCGTCCCACCACCACGTAATTCAACACCATATTCACTTATGGCATCATTCATTTGTTTTGGAGAAATCTCTCCACCCTTGCGTTGTTTTGTTTTCCAATTCATTTTGCCAGCTGCTTGCGTTCGGCTCATAATACGTCCGGCTCCGTGAACCGTACTAAAGTAAGCCGCTTGGTTTTCCTCAGAGTCCTTACCTTGAATAATAACCGACTCATCACCCATGCTACCACCAATAAAACCCCACTGACCTGGTGCGTTGGGAGTAGCTCCCTTTCTGACAACCACGACTTCTTTGTTATCGTGAACTTCTCTCCAAGCAAAGTTGTGATGATTGTGGACGGTGAACGTTGCATGTGCCTTAATGATTCCAAGCACCTTATCAATCACATAGTCTCTTCCTGCGTAAGCATAACGTCCAGCCAAGGTCATTGCATTAAGATACATCTGTCCAACATCAGAATGGATATCAAACAAAGTCGGAACGTCCTCCATCTTTTCGCCGCCAACTTTGTCATGAAACGCTTTTCCTTTTGCTAAATTTAAGAATCCACTTGCTGTTTTATGACCAAACCCACGACTACCAAAGTGATTGGCAATCCAAATGTCACCTGTTTTCTCTTCCACAAACAAATCAACAAAGTGATTACCACTTCCCACTGTTCCTAGCTGTTTTCTAGCAAGTTCCTTAAACGTATGTTTTGTTTGATGATCAATCTCGTCAAAGACATCCCACGCTGGATCATCAAATACGTCAT comes from the Alkalihalobacillus sp. FSL W8-0930 genome and includes:
- a CDS encoding DUF6501 family protein, which encodes MIHQQWETNETIRELTCVHTDAKKYMVNRALTVGNTYPLKNETEEFYFVIDNTGKIGGYYKEYFKG
- a CDS encoding aldo/keto reductase → MNHINISAVKKPISSLILGSDYFTPQNQEKVNEMIEAFVEVGGNTIDTAYIYAGGESEKAIGQWIDQASNRDILNIWTKGGHPNQHGHTINQVELYDQLQTSLERLKTDHVELYALHRDDLTVRVEDILEWLNEHVQAGRIQAFGASNWSVERLQEANQYAAKNGMQGFSFSSPNLSLAKAKEPYWPGCVSADQQMIEWHEQSKLPLFSWSSQARGFFTGRFTRDNLENEDLVRVFYNDENWERYDRAEKLSKEKQCSLIEVALAYVLNQSFPTGAIIGPQNRQELQSCGRGASLTLSADEIAYLDLQK
- a CDS encoding class I SAM-dependent methyltransferase: MIAEYQRLWQARKWMKKNEPFLQAWHAHLGYSLDLFKAFEKPVTAKLIAERYSYKEDLLERWVEVGLALGYLKGKQGKKIQSKKRMVTYLSKTSHQSVGILLKEMMELHIPTMLSYRHLMKGDEVSLLEEDIGHTVAETSGLLESVMFPKMTSVVKKEKVKRVLDVGCGHGGYLHRLHQKFPHVQLTGIEADAKVQKEAAQQAKGTDITVIHADFMNYIDQNQYDLVMMNNLFYYFSYQDRLKLFKRASKLLSKKGHLFIMSPLVSSKHGQRFASGFNSFMSAHEEMYPVPNEKELQSYAKKTGFTQVSCTPVIREGGWYVLLFKKK
- a CDS encoding DedA family protein, whose product is MDWINEMINHVLPYGYTALFICFAIGLFIFPVPNEVLLMTGGWMVTLTYVEPIPTFLTIFAAVICHGSIWYTIGARMNQTMTKQTRFGAKWKKRAEESTKLINRHGKRALLFSYYLPFVRHAVPLGVGASSIRYVTFATYAFLSASIWVAAYFSMGYFFGQMIGQVQSILEQVTYLVIVACVALGFFVYRKFKKNDVDKMIQKI
- a CDS encoding 2-oxoglutarate dehydrogenase E1 component, with product MSSKENNQEAPWQGFHGPNLGVVIELYDEFLKDANAVDPDLREKFELWGPPPTQIDTDGVKGTTNTLNPDMMTKVVSAVKLADMIRAKGHLVSNINPILRSELSDEFISLERFQLTKEDLLNIPAGLLMNNAPAHLRNGFDVIEHLKKRYTKTTAFEFEHVQDEEERIWLRNAVESGDFFEDLTTDKKKDLLKRLTEVEGFEKFIHRTFVGQKRFSIEGLDTLVPMLDESIDLSMSKGTKNVMIGMAHRGRLNVLAHTLGKPYNRIFSEFLQAPKENTAPTEGGEEYNDGWTGDVKYHLGENRIIEKEQHSARVTLANNPSHLEFVSPIVEGYARAAQEDRSEKGQPQQDVSKALAILIHGDAAFPGQGVVTETLNLSRLNGYQIGGSLHVIANNNIGYTTEIFDSRSTTYASDPAKGFEIPIVHVNADDAEACVKVTKLAVEYRKRFKKDFLIDLIGYRRYGHNEGDEPAVTQPVLYDEIRKHPTVRELYARQLEEAGTVKANYGKQLDEEQANLLQEEYDSISNKKSENKQELSPPGFIVNGLPKVKTQVERERLESINEQLLQWPDGFKPNQKLEKILHRRLDAFKENGALDWGLGEYLAFATILADGTPIRLTGQDTERGTFAHRHAVLHDRETNKTITPLHEFEDGAASFSIYNSPLSEQAAVGYEYGYNVFSPETLVLWEAQFGDFSNGAQVMLDQWVSAARAKWGQKSGLVLLLPHGYEGMGPEHSSARLERFLQMAAENNWTVANCTSAAQYFHILRRQAAILQKNAVRPLIIMTPKSLLRNKAASSKPAEFTDGEFLPVLEHTTTGSEVEKVERVVLCSGKIGVELNDHLAKNQDEDTSWIHIARVEELYPFPRRVIRELLQKFPNLKEVKWVQEEPKNMGAWTFMESRILEILPEEVELSYIGRTYRSSPAEGVSSAHKTEQSRIVNETFTRKN
- the sucB gene encoding dihydrolipoyllysine-residue succinyltransferase, whose translation is MTEIKVPELAESITEGTIAEWLKKVGDHVNQGEYIAELETDKVNIEITSEYSGVIKELKREPGDTVEVGEVIAIIDESADGSGDQGSDEQSSEPAEEKKDAAPESKEESKEEAPQSTSSEELTEDERRLATPSARKRAREKGISLKDINSNGTIRKQDVDSHSTQKEEPKKETKKETKAPAQADNPAKPVERIKMSRRRQTIAKRLVESQQTAAMLTTFNEIDMTNVMDLRKRRKDAFQEKTGVKLGFMSFFTKAVIGALKQFPLLNAEIQGDEILMKKYYDIGIAVSTDDGLVVPVVRDADRLGFAGIESEIRNLGLKARDNKLALSDLQGGSFTITNGGVFGSLWSTPILNAPQVGILGMHKVQWRPVAIDEETFENRPMMYIALSYDHRIVDGKEAVSFLVKVKEMLEDPENLLLEG